CATCCATCCCCAGGAACCCAAAGGGGCAGGAACCGTGCAAATAATTTTTTCCGGCATAAAAAAACCGGCTCTCCATTTTAACCCGACAATCTTATAGATCAACAGCCGTTTGGATGAAACCGTTTCGTTCAAGAGTTCGCCAGCGGAACTCGTTACCTTGTTCCCGGTTCTGTCATTGCGAAGTAGGGAAGTTAAAGCTATGACAACCAGCGGGAACCTATCAAGTCCCGGTATCCGAAAAAGCTCTTCTTGGGTATCCGCCTGAGTGAGCAATAATCGGTATATACCAGGCCGAAGCGCTTGGAAAGGCCATAGGCCCATTCGAAGTTGTCCATGAACGACCAATAAAAATAACCCTTGACCGGATATCCCTTTTCCCTTGCCGAAAGAAGGTGAGAAAGATGGCTTTCCAGGTATTCCGCCCTTTTACCGTCACCGATTTTCTCTTTCTCATCGACCCTGTCCGGCAGGGCGATTCCATTCTCGGTGATATATATTTCCGGCGGCCGGTATTCGTCCCCCACCTCCTTGATCACTTGGGCGATTCCAGACGGATAAATTTCCCAGTCCATATCCGTGTATTCACTGTCTTCCGGATGATGGAAGTCAACTTCCAATACCGGTTCTTCCCGGCCCTGACTTACGATATGGCGAAAGTAGTAATTAATCCCCAAAAAATCCATGGGTTGAGAAACCAGTTCCGCCTCCCGGTCATCGAATTGGGGGACCGAATACCCTTTTTTCTCGAACAAATCTCGGCTATCGTCAGGAAAGTAACCCTTATAAAGCGGATCCAGGAACCAACGATTTACATATCCGTCGATCCGCCGGCGGGCCGCCTCATCTTCTTCCCGGTCCGACCAGGCCGACACAGGATGAACGACCTGGGTGAGTCCGATCTTCCCTTTGAACGAGCCTTCCCGAAAAGCCCGGACGGCCCTTCCATGGGAAAGCAGCATGTTCCGGGAAACCCTTAAGGCAATTCCAAAGTCTCTGATCCCCGGTGCGTGAACACCCAGATAGTGACCCATAAAGGACGAGACCCAGGGTTCGTTGTGGGTGATCCACATCGCCACCCGATCGCTACAGGCCTTGAAAAGAACCCGGGCGTATTCCTCGAAAGCTTCGACGGTTTGCAGACTTTCCCACCCTCCCCTTTCCTGCAAGGCCTGGGGAAGGTCCCAGTGGTAGAGGGTGCCCACCGGGCGGATGTCATTTTCGAGAAGTCGGTCAATCAGTTTACTGTAGAAGTCAATTCCCTTTTGGTTAACCGACCCTTTCCCCTCCGGTAAAATACGGGACCAGGCAATCGAAAAACGGTAAGCATCAATCCCCAGTTCTTTCATCAACGCTACATCAGATTCCCACCGGTGGTAGTGATCACAGGCCACATCTCCCGTTGTTCCGTCGGCGATCCGGGTCGGGGTATGGGTAAACCGATCCCAGATACTCTCACCCTTGCCATCCTGATCCCAGGCTCCCTCGATCTGGTAGGCAGCAGTGGCCACTCCCAGAAGGAAGTCCCGGGGAATAGTCAATGTCATGCTCTTGCACCTCCCATAATGAAATTATCCATATATGCTCAGCCAATCCCGTTCCGCTTCAAACATCTCATCCACCATCTGCCGGATTTCCTCCAAAGAGAGTACGGCAGAGGTCAGCGGATCCAGAGCCACCGCATAGTAAGCCATATCCCGATCCCGGCGTAGCACGGCCTGAACGGCTAACTCTTCTACATTCACGTTGGTACGGTTGAGGGCGGCCAGCTGGGGAGGAAGATCTCCCACGTAACAAGGGTGGATTCCCTGCCGGTCGACCAGGCAAGGGACTTCCACACAGCATCCATAGGGCAGATTGGTGATCAAGTGCTGATTTTTCACGTTTCCATTGATCCGGGTAATTTCTTCTCCTTCCAGGGCATTGATGATATAAGAACCGTATTCATCGCTGCGCGTGAAGTCAAGCGGTTCCTGCCCGGAGGCGATTCGTTCCAGCTTCTGTTCGTAATCGGCCCGGTCGGCGCCATACAACTTGAGCACGAACCCGCTTTCTCCGTTCCAAGCTCCCCCTGGGGTGTATTTCGCGAGGAGGTCCTTTCTCTTGCGAAACCAGGGATTGTACTCGGAGTTGTGCCCGCTCGATTCAGTTACGAAATAACCCAGGTGTTTAAACATTTCAACCCGGGTAGTCTCTTTTCCATAAAACTCCGGATAGTTTATTCTTTCCCGCAACAGGGGATAAGCGTCATTACCCTGCCATTGAAACTCCAAAAACCAAGCCTGATGGTTGATGCCTGCCACCCAGTAGGAAACTTCCCTATAAGGAACCTCCAGGGCCTCGGCCAATTGCCGGGCGGTCCCCTGGACACTGTGGCACAATCCCACGTACTTTATAGCGGTGGCTTCCTCCAGGGCCCAACAGATCATAGGCATGGGATTAGTGTAATTGAGAATAGTAGCTTCTGGGCACAACTCTTCCATATCCCGGGCGATATCCAGAATCACGGGGATGGTCCTGAGCGCCCGGAATACCCCTCCCGGTCCCAATGTATCCCCGATACACTGATCAACCCCGTATTTCATAGGGATTTCGATATCTTGACGTATCACTTCGATCCCCCCACTGAGAATCATGATCAAGACATAATCCGCTCCCGCCAGAGCCTCTCGGCGATCCAGGGTGGCATGGACGGTAGCCGGCAGGTTTGCCTCCTGCACAATTCTTTCCGCTACCCTGCGGGCATAATCCAAACGCTTCGGATCGACGTCGACCAACTCGAACTGGGCATCACGCAAGGCCGGGAAAGAAAGGATATCCAGCATAAGCTTTCGGGAAAACTCCAAACTTCCAGCCCCAATGAACACAATTTTAGCCATTTTTTTCTTCCTTTCCTGATAGCGCCAAACTCCAATGGATTTTAACCTTGCTGTTTTAGGCTTTTCATGATAGCAGAAATGGCCTTCCTCCAAAAAGCTGGGGGGAGATCCTCGCTGATACAGAACATAAACCGCTGCCGGGGAATCATGGACACCAATTCCCGGATATAGCGGTCGATAAAGGCCGGGCTTTGAAAACACAAAAAAGCTGGAACATTGGCCATTATCGCCTTGTCTGGCCATATATCGCACAACTGATCAGGTGAAATGTTGCCCCCCACATCGGGTAAAGAAAGAGACTCGATAATATCGATTCCGGACTGGTCGATCAGCCTTTCCAGGTGGGCCAGTTTTCCATCCAAATGGACCATGAAGAGTTTTTTCTGTTGGTGGATGAGGGTGCTCAGGCGCTGGTACTGAGGTAGACAATATCGCTCAAACAAACGTGGCGAGGTTATCTCTTCGGTCACATTGTCCCAGGTATGGATGATTACGGCCGGAGACCCGATCGAAATCCGGTGCATCTCGTCTTGCTTGATCGCCAAAGCCTCCAACAAATCCTCAACGACTCCCGGATGGTCAACCAGATCCAGACAAAGCCGCTCAGGCCCTGCCAGTTCGATCAAAACCTTTTGAAAGGGCGTACGGTCCATGTTGGCGATCAATACCCCGTCTTCACCCAGATTGTCGCGGATTTCCTGGAAAACACCATAGTTTGGTTCATAATAGGTATGTTCTACCAGAAAACGGGCAACCTCGTAATCCTTTGCCTCTTTGATGAGGTGTTCCCGAATCCACTGACTATGATAACCAGGGTCGCTCCGGATGACTTCGCTTAGTTCCCCCACCGGGGTGATATAACGTCGGATAAGAGACACGCCTCCCGCTTCCTTTACTTCCCAGGTACACACCTTGATCCCCTCAAGGTACGTGGTATATGCTTTCTCAAAGTGAAATAGCCCACACCCCCGGTTTCTGAACCAGCGCTCTTCTCTCCCCCGGGGAAGCAAAAAGGAATAGGCCCCCAGCGGGACCATTTCGGCATTCTCTCGATCCAAGACGTTCATGATCCGTTCCTGAATGGTCAAAAAGATTCCTCCCCTGAAAATGCAGTGAACAGTGATGAGTAAAATCCTTTCCTCCTATCCTCGCTTACTTTTTCATCCCAACGGTGATCGGTGATCGGTGGAGGAGTTTAGGCCATTACAGAACTCCGTAATGGTGAACCGCCTGATAAAGGGCGACGATGTTCTCCATAGAAGTGATCGGTTGAATGTTGTGACAGGGGGCTACGATATAGCCAGTCCCATCCGGTGCCAGTGCTTCCAGGAGAAACCGGACCTCACGTTCCACATCATAGCGGCTCCCGAAGGAGAGGATTTGCTGGTTGTCTATCCCGCCGTGAAAAGTAAGTTGATCGCCAAAGCGCTTTTTGAGGGTGGCCGGATCCATCCCCGGCAGTCTCCATTGAACCGGGTTGAGAACATCGATACCTAAATCGACCAAGTCAGGAAGCAAAGGGGCCATCGCCCCATCATCGTGGTGAAAGACCAGGATATCGCAGTCTTTCAGGAGCTGGATAAATTTCTGGTAGTGAGGTCGGAAATACTCCCGAAACATGTCCGGACTGATCAGAAGTCCCGATTGCATACCAAAATCATCGGTCACCTGAGCAATGTCGATGTCCTTTCCAACCATTTCAAAAAGTCTCTCGTGAAAACGGTACAAAAAATCACATATCCGAGCGATGACAAAGTGGGCGTATTCCGGCTGGAAGGCCAAATCCATCAAGGACTGCTCCAGCCCCCGAATGTTGTTGTATATGTAAAATGGGGATATATATCCGCATTCGATGGCATATTCGGTATATTCCCGGCACTTTTCGCCAAGTCCGGAAAAGTCGAAATCTTCGACTCGCGGGAAACGGTAGTGCTTTTCGACCGCTTCAACCGTATCCAGAGTTGCCAGTGGATGGAAACTCATCTCCCAGTACACCCCCCGCCCCTCGGCATAGCTTTTGGCGAGGTATCGCACTCCCCAAATATCAGTATCGGGAGGAAGAGGCGGGCCGGCGTAACACCAGGTAACCGGTAACCCCAGGGGAGTGGGAGTGAGATTAACGATTTTATCGATACCCAGCTGCGACCAGATGGCTTGTTCGCTATCCGCCTTCAGGTATTTTTTGAGTTCCGCAAGGACTTCCGGGGTAGCCCAGATATCGCTGGGGATCCGGTCGGGTTTTTCCCGTTGAATTGTGCAGATGATTCTTTCTCTGGAGTTCATCATTCACCTCTATTGACGGTTTTGGCTTCCTTGCCGGGAGGCGCCTCCCGGCAAGGAAGCCAATCAGGAACAGATAGCGGAACTACTGAAGTTATTCGGCAATGAGGGGATCGATCCATTCCTGGAGATCGATCAAAGCCTCTTCGACACTCAACTCGCGAGTGATCGCCGCCTGGGTCACGATTCTTCCGATTCCCTCATGATAGGGAGTCGAATCTCCGGCCGGGAATTTACGAACCTTTCGGTACTCTATGAATTCTTCAAAGTAAGGGATCACAGCGTTGGCTTCGGCCAATTGAGCCATGAACGCCTCGTCTCCCAGCACCGAATAGAGAGCCGGCCCTTCCAGGGCTGCCGGGATCGCGTGGATCTCCGGCCGCATCATAAACCGGACAAAATTAATCACTGCCTCGGGGGTCCTCTGGAAGTTTTCCCCGTGTTTGTTCACAACCACACCCCAGCAATGAGCGATGGCATAGGGTCCCGCCGGTCCGGCCGGAAAATTCATGACTCCCACCAGATCTCTCAGTCCTTCCGCGGCGGTAATTCTTCCCATGTCCGCCCAATCGCGAAACATGGCCACTTTACCCTCGCTCACCATGACCCGACCCATATCATAATCAATGGTGACCAGACCGGGAGGCGTGGTGGTGGCGTAGAGCTCGGTCATAAAGGTCAAGGCTTCGACCGCCCGGGGATCGGGAACTCCGCCGGGAGCCAACACCCACTCATCTCCTCCGGCCTGATAGAGAAATTCGACAAAATTATTGTACATCTCTCCCGGGGTACCCTGGGTCAGGTAGCCCCACTGGTCGACCTCTCCATCGCCATCCGTATCTTTCGTAAGAGCCTGGGCGGTCGCCAGGAACTCATCCCAGGTGGTCGGCGGCTGGAGCCCGGCTTCCGCAAACAGATCTTTCCGGTAGTACATATAGCTCATCCCGTTCCACCAGGGAATCCGGAAAATCCCCCCGTGTAATTCCCTGTACTCCAACTGTAACCCGATTAGATCGTTGATTTCCTCTTCTGATAAATGTGGTGTGAGGTCTTCCCAGACACCGAAATAGGCCCCATCCAAAGTGAATACATCATCATTGTAGAGTACGTCCACTCCCGCATACTGGGTTCGAATCCATAGGGTCATTCGCCCGACGTGTCCGGCCCAATCCGATGGACCTCTGATGAGTTCTACCGTCACATCCGGGTATTCCTCTTCGAACAAAGCGATGATCCGTTCCGCTGCCTCAATACCCCAGGCCGGAGTATAAAAAACCACCCTTGATTCAGCCCCGGCTACCGCTACCACTCCAATTACGACAACCGCCGCCACGATGAACCCCACCATTAACTTTCTGAACATGATGAAAAACCTCCTTATGATCAGTCTCGTATTTTACTCTCCCAACAGCCCGTATAAGATTTTACACCACCCCCTCCCTATTTGAAGGTTCTCCCGGTCAACCCGCTGACCACGTAATTTTGAAAAAAGATGACAATCAACAAAATGGGCAGTACCGCGATAATTCCGCCGGCTGCCATTTTGGCAAAGGGCATGGCCGTAAATCCGGGGAACTCCAGCAAGGTGGGCATGATCATTTTCGCATGGTGATAGGCAAAGGACAGGGCATATAAAAGATCATTGTAGGCCCAGACGAACCGGAGGATAAAAAGAGCGAGTAAGGCGTTTTTCAGGGGGGGAATGACGATGCGCAGAAGCAACATCACTTCGCTGCAACCGTCCAAGCGTCCGGCGTCGATCATCTCGTTGGGAAAATCATATAAATAGGGAAGAGCGAACCAGGTAAACAGAGGAATACCGCTGAAGCCATAGAGCATGATCAAGAGGATATGAGTATCGAGCAAGCGTAAGCTGTTGGCGACCTGAAAAATCGGCAGAACATAGACAATCCAGGGGAGAGCCATAAGCCAGATAATTCCGTAAAGAAAAACTTTCTTCCATCGGAAGCTATACTTGGCCACCACATAGGCTATGGAAAAACTGAGCATCAGGGTAATGAGAGAGGCCGGAACAACGATAATGATGGAATTAGCCAGATTTCTCAGAACGTCATACTGGGTAAAGATATCAATGTACGAAGCGATTGTCGCCACAGCCGGAGGGGGAAAGTAGTGAGGCCTAGTTCTCATAATTTCTCCTTCCGGTAACAAGGAGACGTTCAAGGTCCAATAAATCGGAAAAATGGTTAAAATAGAGATGAATACCAAGCCTACCGCCTGGAGGACTATGTGGAGACGAATTTTTTTCTTTTTTTTCATTGTTCCAACATCCTCCTCTGTAACGGAGCGAAAATGGTAACCACAAAAAGGGAAATGAACAGACTCCAAACGGTGGAAATGGCAATCCCGTATTCAAAGTCTCCATAGAGGATGCCGTGACGGTAAATGTTCAAAGAGGCCACTTCGGTCGCCATGCCTGGACCACCGCCAGTGAGAGAAAAAATGAGGTCGAACTCCTGAAGAGAAAAAATGAAGAGTATGGTCCCCACAAAAATAATAGTCGTTCTAAGCGAGGGGAGGGTCACGTAAACAAAGTTCTGTAGTACTCCGGCTCCCGATACCCGGCTTTCCTCGTACAGTTCGACCGGAATCAGCTGGCAGGCGGCTAGAAATAACAGTCCGGCGAACCAGACGTCCCGGAAAATCCGGGCTATGAAGACCGACAGGCGGGCCATACTCGGATCGCCCAACCAGGCAATCCGGCTCTCGATAAACCCAAAACGCAGGAGAAGGTCGTTCACCACTCCAAACTGCTGGCTCAAGGCGATTTGGGACAGGAGGCCCCAGGCAGTCAAGGAAATGGCCCAGGGAAGCAGCAGTACTGATTTAGCGAACCCCTGACCGAAACCGAGTGAATTGATGAACACCCCGATGAACAATCCCACAACGGTCATACCCAAAGTCACGGTCCCGCTGTAAATAAAAGTAAAGCGAATAGAATCCCAAAACGCCCGGTCGTTGAAAACGGCCAGGTAATTTCTGAATCCCACGTAATTCCCTCGCCAATCGAAAAAAGAGAGATAGATCCCATAGAAAAACGGCAGCAGGTGGCTGATCACAAACAACGAGAAGGGTATGACCAGTAAGAGAATCAGTGCTTTTTTTCGGCCCATCTTTTCCTCCTTATTGAATTAAATCCAACGCGGCCTGGCCTGTGGAGGCTCGAATCCTCAGCAACTCATCCACGAACATATGGCGGGTCGGCTGGTCGTTTTTCTTTTTTTCAATCCGATTGAACAGGAGTGAAGCGGCCGTTTTCCCGGCCTCATAAGTGGGAATCGCCAGACTGGTCAAAGAGGGCTCCAGGAGTTCAGCCATGATGTCGTCAACTCCGATCAGGGACAATTCCCGGGGAATGGATATGCCCATTTCTTTCGCCGCCTTGAGGACCCCCATGGCCAGTCGTTCGTTGAAGGCAAAAAGAGCCGAAGGTCTTCTTGATTGAAGGAACATAATCTTTGAATTGAGATATCCACTTTGTTGAGTAAAGTCCTCCGCTTCTATAATCAGGTCGGGATTGAGCTCCAGTCTGAATTCTTCAAAAGCTTTCACGCATCCTTCCAGACGTCTGGCATTAATTCCGCTACCCCGTACCTTTAAAAAGGCGATGTTTCGATGTCCCAACTCCAGAAGATACTTGGTGGCCCGGTAACATCCTTCTGAAACATTGCCGGTCACCACATCTGAAGCGTTTGCTCGGGTCGACCCATAACAATTTACGATGGGTATCCCGTTGTTCCTGACGATTTCCACCATCTCCTGCAATGCTTCGTTAAATGGAACAGAATAGATAATCCCCTCCACCCGGTTGCGTATGAACATCTTGAATAACTGCTGGGTTTTTAAGATATCGTTATCATTATTACAGATGATGACGTTGTACCCCCGGGCAAAAGCAAAATCCTGAATACCTCGGGCAATCCCCGCATAAAATGGATTGGTGATATCCGGCAGGAAATATCCAATGGTCTGAGTCTTATTCGTCCGCAAACTTTTAGCGACCAAATTATATTGATAACCCAGAATTCTCGCCGTTTCCAGAACTTTTTTCCTGGTTTCTCTTTTAACGTATCCGTACTCGGCCAGCGCCCGGCTGGCTGTCGG
This genomic interval from Atribacteraceae bacterium contains the following:
- a CDS encoding GH1 family beta-glucosidase, giving the protein MTLTIPRDFLLGVATAAYQIEGAWDQDGKGESIWDRFTHTPTRIADGTTGDVACDHYHRWESDVALMKELGIDAYRFSIAWSRILPEGKGSVNQKGIDFYSKLIDRLLENDIRPVGTLYHWDLPQALQERGGWESLQTVEAFEEYARVLFKACSDRVAMWITHNEPWVSSFMGHYLGVHAPGIRDFGIALRVSRNMLLSHGRAVRAFREGSFKGKIGLTQVVHPVSAWSDREEDEAARRRIDGYVNRWFLDPLYKGYFPDDSRDLFEKKGYSVPQFDDREAELVSQPMDFLGINYYFRHIVSQGREEPVLEVDFHHPEDSEYTDMDWEIYPSGIAQVIKEVGDEYRPPEIYITENGIALPDRVDEKEKIGDGKRAEYLESHLSHLLSAREKGYPVKGYFYWSFMDNFEWAYGLSKRFGLVYTDYCSLRRIPKKSFFGYRDLIGSRWLS
- a CDS encoding alpha-glucosidase/alpha-galactosidase; protein product: MAKIVFIGAGSLEFSRKLMLDILSFPALRDAQFELVDVDPKRLDYARRVAERIVQEANLPATVHATLDRREALAGADYVLIMILSGGIEVIRQDIEIPMKYGVDQCIGDTLGPGGVFRALRTIPVILDIARDMEELCPEATILNYTNPMPMICWALEEATAIKYVGLCHSVQGTARQLAEALEVPYREVSYWVAGINHQAWFLEFQWQGNDAYPLLRERINYPEFYGKETTRVEMFKHLGYFVTESSGHNSEYNPWFRKRKDLLAKYTPGGAWNGESGFVLKLYGADRADYEQKLERIASGQEPLDFTRSDEYGSYIINALEGEEITRINGNVKNQHLITNLPYGCCVEVPCLVDRQGIHPCYVGDLPPQLAALNRTNVNVEELAVQAVLRRDRDMAYYAVALDPLTSAVLSLEEIRQMVDEMFEAERDWLSIYG
- a CDS encoding uroporphyrinogen decarboxylase family protein, encoding MTIQERIMNVLDRENAEMVPLGAYSFLLPRGREERWFRNRGCGLFHFEKAYTTYLEGIKVCTWEVKEAGGVSLIRRYITPVGELSEVIRSDPGYHSQWIREHLIKEAKDYEVARFLVEHTYYEPNYGVFQEIRDNLGEDGVLIANMDRTPFQKVLIELAGPERLCLDLVDHPGVVEDLLEALAIKQDEMHRISIGSPAVIIHTWDNVTEEITSPRLFERYCLPQYQRLSTLIHQQKKLFMVHLDGKLAHLERLIDQSGIDIIESLSLPDVGGNISPDQLCDIWPDKAIMANVPAFLCFQSPAFIDRYIRELVSMIPRQRFMFCISEDLPPAFWRKAISAIMKSLKQQG
- a CDS encoding uroporphyrinogen decarboxylase family protein; protein product: MMNSRERIICTIQREKPDRIPSDIWATPEVLAELKKYLKADSEQAIWSQLGIDKIVNLTPTPLGLPVTWCYAGPPLPPDTDIWGVRYLAKSYAEGRGVYWEMSFHPLATLDTVEAVEKHYRFPRVEDFDFSGLGEKCREYTEYAIECGYISPFYIYNNIRGLEQSLMDLAFQPEYAHFVIARICDFLYRFHERLFEMVGKDIDIAQVTDDFGMQSGLLISPDMFREYFRPHYQKFIQLLKDCDILVFHHDDGAMAPLLPDLVDLGIDVLNPVQWRLPGMDPATLKKRFGDQLTFHGGIDNQQILSFGSRYDVEREVRFLLEALAPDGTGYIVAPCHNIQPITSMENIVALYQAVHHYGVL
- a CDS encoding extracellular solute-binding protein produces the protein MFRKLMVGFIVAAVVVIGVVAVAGAESRVVFYTPAWGIEAAERIIALFEEEYPDVTVELIRGPSDWAGHVGRMTLWIRTQYAGVDVLYNDDVFTLDGAYFGVWEDLTPHLSEEEINDLIGLQLEYRELHGGIFRIPWWNGMSYMYYRKDLFAEAGLQPPTTWDEFLATAQALTKDTDGDGEVDQWGYLTQGTPGEMYNNFVEFLYQAGGDEWVLAPGGVPDPRAVEALTFMTELYATTTPPGLVTIDYDMGRVMVSEGKVAMFRDWADMGRITAAEGLRDLVGVMNFPAGPAGPYAIAHCWGVVVNKHGENFQRTPEAVINFVRFMMRPEIHAIPAALEGPALYSVLGDEAFMAQLAEANAVIPYFEEFIEYRKVRKFPAGDSTPYHEGIGRIVTQAAITRELSVEEALIDLQEWIDPLIAE
- a CDS encoding carbohydrate ABC transporter permease, with the translated sequence MKKKKKIRLHIVLQAVGLVFISILTIFPIYWTLNVSLLPEGEIMRTRPHYFPPPAVATIASYIDIFTQYDVLRNLANSIIIVVPASLITLMLSFSIAYVVAKYSFRWKKVFLYGIIWLMALPWIVYVLPIFQVANSLRLLDTHILLIMLYGFSGIPLFTWFALPYLYDFPNEMIDAGRLDGCSEVMLLLRIVIPPLKNALLALFILRFVWAYNDLLYALSFAYHHAKMIMPTLLEFPGFTAMPFAKMAAGGIIAVLPILLIVIFFQNYVVSGLTGRTFK
- a CDS encoding sugar ABC transporter permease encodes the protein MGRKKALILLLVIPFSLFVISHLLPFFYGIYLSFFDWRGNYVGFRNYLAVFNDRAFWDSIRFTFIYSGTVTLGMTVVGLFIGVFINSLGFGQGFAKSVLLLPWAISLTAWGLLSQIALSQQFGVVNDLLLRFGFIESRIAWLGDPSMARLSVFIARIFRDVWFAGLLFLAACQLIPVELYEESRVSGAGVLQNFVYVTLPSLRTTIIFVGTILFIFSLQEFDLIFSLTGGGPGMATEVASLNIYRHGILYGDFEYGIAISTVWSLFISLFVVTIFAPLQRRMLEQ
- a CDS encoding LacI family DNA-binding transcriptional regulator, with the protein product MEKRVVTIRDVAREAGVSVPTASRALAEYGYVKRETRKKVLETARILGYQYNLVAKSLRTNKTQTIGYFLPDITNPFYAGIARGIQDFAFARGYNVIICNNDNDILKTQQLFKMFIRNRVEGIIYSVPFNEALQEMVEIVRNNGIPIVNCYGSTRANASDVVTGNVSEGCYRATKYLLELGHRNIAFLKVRGSGINARRLEGCVKAFEEFRLELNPDLIIEAEDFTQQSGYLNSKIMFLQSRRPSALFAFNERLAMGVLKAAKEMGISIPRELSLIGVDDIMAELLEPSLTSLAIPTYEAGKTAASLLFNRIEKKKNDQPTRHMFVDELLRIRASTGQAALDLIQ